The proteins below come from a single Nitrospirota bacterium genomic window:
- a CDS encoding chemotaxis protein CheB translates to MGKKKAASVRQRVSVSKGTQPKKKSAKVSPLKHRELNDRSKSQPPASKETKPISEFPVVGIGASAGGLEALGAFFTHMPPNAGIAFVIIQHLDPKHKSLMDELLKRHTPMRILQAEDGLTLEPNSVYLNQPDKDIGIFNGKFHLTDPVETQRVRLPINHFFRSLAEDQGNKAICVILSGSGSDGTLGLKEIKGTGGMVMVQSPEQAQYESMPRSAIETGLVDSVLPVEQMPKELLKYIKQPYVSGYKIGISTEHLAALEKVLMLVRSRTSYDFRHYKQSTTHRRIERRMALHNIADMRNYVRYLQETPAEIDALFKDLIIEVTSFFRDPEAFEVLGKKIIPAIVKDKKPDSSVRIWVPGCATGEEAFSLAMLFQEAMDRLKKHLNVQIFATDINKDTIEQARTARFPEGIAMDMPKKWLERYFIKEDKAYRVKKTIRDMVVFAVQNLISDPPFSKLDLVSCRNVLIYMDAVLQKKIIPLFHYTLTQRGYLFLGSSESIGGFSGLFTSVDVKWKIFQRKGIAAGKVQDYLHALPEEAHPAYLKTPEEPVLKEMNVREIAERLVLDEYAPPSVFIDEKNTVLYFQGATDRYLTPPSGEPSFNLIAMAREGLRYQLSAVLQKAAKQKKAVVRETLQIKQKEGYQTVEVVVRAIPQSTLKQTIRMVIFEEKAPPPEKGLKKRKTAGASRIDLRVASLEKELQSTKEYLQATIEQVQTTNEELRSANEELQSTNEELQSTNEELATSKEELQSTNEELVTVNSELQDKIEALLQANSDIDNLLASTDIGTIFLNSDLRIKRFTPAITQFFNLVQTDIGRPISDITSKIPLVNISQDVRTVLKDLQKRESVLQTENGNWYSMHILPYRTTEKIIDGVVITFMDITRLRKAEQMRESALKYTESIVDTVRDPLVVLDERLKVVSANKSFYKKFRTTPEETENILVYNLGNGQWNMPKLRELLEEVVPRENTFSDFKVDYHFPVIGQKTMLLNARMIDQADQRKLILLAIEDITGKEQTEVSG, encoded by the coding sequence ATGGGCAAGAAAAAAGCTGCTTCGGTCAGACAGAGAGTTTCTGTCTCGAAAGGAACTCAGCCTAAGAAGAAATCTGCAAAAGTCAGTCCTTTGAAACACAGGGAACTGAATGATCGATCAAAATCACAACCCCCTGCATCAAAAGAAACAAAACCAATTTCGGAATTTCCTGTTGTCGGCATAGGCGCCTCAGCAGGCGGGTTGGAGGCACTGGGAGCTTTTTTTACCCATATGCCGCCGAATGCAGGCATTGCCTTTGTCATTATCCAGCATTTGGATCCGAAGCACAAAAGTCTCATGGATGAACTTCTGAAAAGGCATACTCCAATGAGGATCCTGCAAGCAGAGGACGGGTTAACACTTGAGCCCAACTCCGTGTATCTGAATCAACCGGATAAGGATATCGGAATCTTCAACGGCAAGTTCCATTTAACAGACCCTGTAGAGACTCAGCGGGTCAGGCTGCCGATTAACCACTTTTTCCGCTCTCTGGCTGAAGATCAGGGCAACAAAGCTATCTGCGTCATCCTTTCCGGGAGCGGATCAGACGGAACCCTGGGGCTCAAGGAGATCAAAGGCACAGGCGGCATGGTTATGGTTCAGAGTCCTGAACAGGCACAATATGAAAGTATGCCAAGGAGTGCCATAGAAACCGGCCTTGTGGACTCTGTTCTGCCGGTAGAACAAATGCCGAAGGAACTGCTCAAATATATAAAACAGCCCTATGTAAGCGGATATAAGATTGGTATCAGCACTGAACACCTGGCTGCTCTTGAGAAAGTACTAATGCTTGTAAGATCCAGAACCAGCTATGATTTCAGGCATTACAAACAAAGTACCACGCACCGCAGAATAGAACGTCGCATGGCACTTCACAATATCGCCGATATGCGGAATTATGTCCGGTATCTTCAGGAGACACCTGCCGAAATTGATGCCCTGTTCAAAGACCTGATTATCGAAGTGACCAGTTTTTTCAGGGATCCTGAAGCATTTGAAGTCCTTGGGAAAAAGATTATCCCGGCTATTGTAAAAGACAAGAAGCCCGATTCTTCAGTACGGATCTGGGTTCCGGGCTGTGCCACCGGTGAAGAAGCCTTCTCGCTGGCCATGCTTTTTCAGGAGGCCATGGACAGGCTGAAAAAGCATCTGAATGTCCAGATATTTGCCACAGATATAAACAAAGATACTATCGAACAAGCCCGTACTGCCCGATTCCCCGAGGGCATCGCAATGGATATGCCCAAAAAGTGGCTGGAACGATACTTTATAAAAGAAGACAAAGCATACAGGGTCAAGAAAACGATACGCGACATGGTAGTCTTTGCGGTCCAGAACCTCATCTCAGACCCTCCCTTTTCAAAACTTGACCTGGTCAGTTGCAGGAATGTACTGATCTACATGGATGCAGTGCTCCAGAAAAAGATAATCCCCTTATTCCACTACACCTTAACCCAAAGGGGATATCTTTTCCTGGGTTCTTCAGAAAGCATAGGGGGATTCAGCGGTTTATTTACATCGGTTGATGTAAAGTGGAAGATATTCCAGCGCAAAGGAATTGCTGCCGGGAAAGTACAGGATTATCTCCATGCGCTGCCTGAGGAGGCTCATCCGGCATACCTAAAAACGCCGGAAGAGCCTGTGCTCAAAGAGATGAATGTACGGGAGATTGCAGAAAGGCTTGTCCTTGACGAGTATGCCCCTCCCAGCGTTTTCATCGATGAGAAAAATACTGTCCTCTATTTTCAGGGTGCAACCGATCGTTATCTGACGCCGCCATCCGGTGAGCCAAGCTTTAACCTTATCGCAATGGCGCGCGAAGGCCTTCGGTACCAGCTCAGTGCAGTGCTCCAGAAAGCCGCCAAGCAAAAAAAGGCAGTCGTCCGCGAAACGCTCCAGATAAAACAGAAAGAAGGATATCAGACCGTTGAGGTGGTAGTACGTGCAATTCCTCAGTCGACCCTGAAGCAGACAATAAGGATGGTCATATTTGAAGAAAAAGCGCCTCCTCCAGAAAAGGGTTTAAAGAAGAGAAAGACTGCCGGGGCTTCAAGAATTGACCTGAGGGTGGCAAGCCTCGAAAAAGAGCTTCAGTCAACAAAAGAGTATCTTCAGGCGACCATTGAGCAGGTGCAGACAACCAACGAAGAACTGAGGTCGGCAAATGAGGAACTGCAGTCTACCAATGAGGAATTACAGAGTACCAATGAAGAACTGGCAACCTCCAAGGAGGAGCTGCAATCGACAAACGAGGAACTGGTTACGGTAAACTCAGAACTTCAGGACAAGATAGAAGCTTTGCTGCAGGCCAACAGCGATATCGACAACCTTCTGGCCAGCACAGACATAGGGACCATCTTCCTGAACAGCGATCTCAGGATAAAGCGGTTCACCCCTGCTATTACGCAATTCTTTAACCTTGTCCAGACAGATATAGGCCGTCCTATCAGCGATATCACTTCAAAAATCCCTTTGGTCAATATTTCCCAGGACGTCCGGACAGTGCTGAAGGATTTGCAAAAAAGAGAGTCCGTGCTGCAGACCGAAAACGGCAACTGGTATTCGATGCACATACTACCCTACCGAACGACTGAGAAAATCATTGACGGAGTTGTGATCACGTTCATGGATATTACAAGGCTCAGGAAGGCAGAGCAGATGAGAGAATCTGCACTGAAGTATACGGAGAGCATCGTGGATACCGTGCGTGATCCCCTTGTGGTCCTTGATGAAAGGCTGAAAGTAGTATCAGCCAACAAATCCTTCTATAAGAAATTCAGGACCACTCCGGAAGAGACAGAAAATATCCTTGTCTACAATCTCGGAAACGGCCAATGGAATATGCCAAAGCTTCGCGAACTCCTGGAGGAGGTTGTTCCGAGGGAGAATACATTCAGTGACTTCAAAGTCGATTACCATTTCCCGGTCATTGGACAGAAGACCATGCTTCTCAATGCACGTATGATCGATCAGGCAGACCAGAGAAAACTTATCCTCCTTGCTATTGAGGATATTACAGGAAAAGAACAGACAGAAGTATCGGGATAA
- a CDS encoding ATP-binding protein, protein MKPRKSAQKAADNLRNRAEKRLKSQTASPKIISEKGTQKLIYELQVHQIELEMQNEELRKAQAELEESRARYSDLYDFAPVGYLTFDRNGLILEANLTAAKELVRERILLINKPFRTHIAPEDRNIFDQHLRQVLASENRQTCEIRLKRRDGTMFYAQLESISANDLKGNTLCRASVIEISERKKAEEKIRKFNEELEQKVRDRTAALEASVKEQQDFSYSISHDLRAPLRHINSYAELLNESLSGSLDENSQRYLRVISDSAKQIGVLMDALLEFVRIGRSEMRITTVNLDQLVEEAKNSQEAEIKARDILWKIDQLPEVYGDPAMLRIVVTTLISNSLKFTRNRLRAKIEIRCITKKDELIFSVKDNGVGFDVQYADKLFRVFQRLHPASEFEGIGVGLANVQRIIQRHNGRTWAEGKIEKGATFYFSLPNIKPGNKDTRRENSPG, encoded by the coding sequence ATGAAACCAAGAAAATCAGCACAAAAAGCGGCTGATAACCTTCGCAACCGTGCAGAGAAGAGATTAAAGTCCCAAACAGCCTCCCCCAAGATAATCTCTGAAAAAGGAACCCAAAAGTTAATCTATGAGCTCCAGGTGCATCAGATTGAACTGGAAATGCAGAACGAAGAGCTTCGCAAGGCACAGGCAGAGCTTGAAGAATCCCGTGCCCGGTATTCTGACCTCTATGACTTTGCTCCTGTCGGCTACCTTACCTTTGACAGGAACGGGCTGATACTGGAAGCAAACCTTACCGCTGCAAAGGAGTTGGTGAGAGAAAGAATCTTGCTAATTAACAAACCATTTCGAACCCATATTGCTCCCGAAGACAGGAATATATTTGATCAACACCTTCGGCAGGTTCTTGCAAGCGAAAACCGGCAGACCTGTGAGATAAGGCTCAAGAGAAGAGACGGCACTATGTTTTATGCACAATTGGAAAGTATATCTGCCAATGACTTGAAGGGCAATACTCTCTGCAGGGCTTCAGTCATCGAAATTAGCGAACGAAAAAAAGCAGAGGAGAAAATCAGGAAATTCAACGAAGAGCTGGAGCAAAAGGTGAGAGATCGCACTGCAGCACTTGAAGCCTCGGTCAAGGAGCAGCAGGATTTTAGCTATTCTATATCCCATGACCTGCGTGCGCCGCTCCGGCATATCAACAGCTATGCAGAATTACTGAACGAAAGCCTTTCCGGTTCTCTTGATGAGAACAGTCAGCGTTACCTCCGGGTAATCTCTGATTCTGCAAAACAGATAGGCGTATTAATGGATGCGCTGCTGGAATTTGTGCGGATTGGCCGTTCTGAAATGAGAATAACGACAGTCAATCTTGATCAACTTGTAGAAGAAGCCAAAAACTCGCAGGAAGCGGAAATAAAAGCACGGGACATTCTCTGGAAGATTGATCAGTTGCCCGAAGTCTACGGCGATCCTGCTATGCTGCGGATTGTCGTTACAACCCTCATCTCCAATTCCCTGAAATTTACCCGCAACCGACTACGGGCAAAGATTGAAATTAGATGCATCACTAAGAAAGATGAGCTCATATTCTCCGTAAAGGACAATGGAGTCGGCTTTGACGTGCAGTATGCGGACAAACTGTTCCGGGTATTTCAGCGCCTCCATCCTGCCAGTGAGTTTGAAGGTATCGGTGTCGGTCTGGCGAACGTCCAGCGCATTATCCAGAGGCACAACGGCAGAACCTGGGCAGAGGGAAAAATAGAGAAAGGAGCGACGTTTTACTTTTCGCTGCCGAATATAAAACCGGGAAACAAGGATACCAGGAGAGAAAATAGTCCTGGCTGA
- a CDS encoding response regulator, with amino-acid sequence MTELKRILLVEDNPNDAELTLMGLVRLNLANEVVVAYDGVEAIDYLYRQGKFAGRPEGNPAIILLDLKLPKVDGLEVLRKIRADEQLNLVPVVVLTSSREEHDIIECYKLRANAYVVKPVNYDKFMDAVKSVGSFWAIVNEPPPGSAKK; translated from the coding sequence ATGACGGAACTGAAACGAATCTTGCTGGTAGAGGATAACCCCAATGATGCGGAACTGACATTGATGGGATTGGTTAGACTTAATCTTGCCAACGAGGTAGTGGTAGCCTATGACGGTGTTGAGGCGATTGATTATCTTTATCGACAAGGAAAATTCGCTGGCCGACCAGAGGGCAATCCCGCAATTATCCTCCTCGATCTCAAGCTTCCCAAAGTAGATGGTCTTGAGGTGCTGCGGAAAATCAGAGCAGACGAACAACTGAACCTGGTTCCTGTGGTAGTGCTCACCTCTTCTCGTGAAGAACATGACATTATAGAATGTTACAAGCTTAGAGCGAACGCATATGTTGTGAAGCCAGTCAATTATGACAAATTCATGGATGCAGTAAAGAGTGTGGGATCATTTTGGGCGATTGTGAACGAACCTCCACCGGGGAGTGCAAAAAAATAG
- a CDS encoding cob(I)yrinic acid a,c-diamide adenosyltransferase, whose translation MMKILEPRKKTGLVLVMTGNGKGKTTAALGIALRAAGYRMKVCFIAFLKGDMHTGEIDGITRLAPDVELHLTGKGFCRIRGDCRPLEVHRVHAQEALALAREKMLSGSFDIVILDEISNALSLNLVDLPQVLDLIDSKPPLAHLILTGRDAHPEVIARAHTVTEMQELKHAYKQGIEPQKGIDY comes from the coding sequence ATGATGAAAATACTGGAACCAAGAAAGAAGACCGGATTGGTGCTTGTCATGACAGGAAACGGCAAGGGCAAGACCACAGCCGCTCTGGGAATCGCATTGAGGGCCGCCGGATACCGCATGAAGGTATGCTTCATCGCATTCCTGAAAGGGGATATGCACACAGGGGAGATCGACGGGATTACCAGACTCGCACCGGACGTGGAACTTCATCTCACAGGAAAGGGATTCTGCCGTATCAGGGGAGATTGTCGCCCTTTGGAAGTGCACAGGGTCCATGCGCAGGAAGCCCTTGCACTCGCAAGGGAGAAGATGCTTTCAGGGAGCTTTGATATTGTTATCCTCGATGAAATCAGTAATGCCCTGAGCCTGAACCTTGTAGACCTGCCGCAGGTGCTGGATCTGATCGACAGCAAACCTCCTCTGGCTCATCTGATCCTGACCGGCAGAGATGCCCACCCTGAAGTGATCGCGAGGGCGCATACGGTGACGGAAATGCAAGAGCTGAAGCATGCCTACAAACAGGGCATTGAGCCCCAGAAGGGGATAGATTACTGA
- a CDS encoding DUF2914 domain-containing protein has protein sequence MKNWQKAGCLFITLCIIFVCLGSSAQGEEQALKQAGLFAVSRIAIAEGIDNREPVGTGEAFPASAEKVYCFIEAIDIKADTTATFVWSYGGKEVHSLELPLQEGSRWRTFSYKNLRGQAGEWKVEIRDAEGTTVKSVSFKVE, from the coding sequence ATGAAAAACTGGCAGAAGGCAGGATGTTTATTTATCACTCTATGCATTATTTTCGTGTGTCTCGGCTCTTCAGCTCAGGGAGAAGAGCAGGCGCTGAAGCAAGCCGGGTTATTTGCTGTTTCGCGCATCGCAATAGCAGAGGGCATTGACAACAGGGAGCCTGTCGGGACCGGAGAGGCGTTTCCTGCGTCAGCCGAGAAAGTCTACTGTTTTATTGAAGCAATAGATATTAAGGCAGATACAACTGCCACTTTTGTGTGGTCTTACGGAGGAAAAGAGGTGCATTCATTGGAGTTGCCGCTACAGGAAGGGTCACGCTGGAGGACGTTTTCCTACAAGAATTTGAGAGGACAGGCCGGAGAATGGAAAGTCGAAATACGGGATGCCGAAGGGACAACCGTAAAATCGGTTTCATTTAAAGTGGAATAA
- a CDS encoding DUF4398 domain-containing protein: MESIAGAGLAIREAKDNNATTYAPLALRIAEDKLIAAKAAAEKEEFLKAKRLADEAMMDAKLAGAQSLSEKAKKQAQEMRDSIDTLRREIERTQMQ, encoded by the coding sequence GTGGAAAGCATAGCGGGAGCAGGGCTTGCGATTCGGGAAGCAAAGGACAACAATGCGACGACATATGCGCCGCTTGCACTCAGGATAGCCGAGGATAAGCTAATTGCTGCGAAGGCAGCGGCAGAAAAGGAAGAATTTCTGAAAGCAAAACGTCTTGCGGACGAAGCCATGATGGATGCAAAGCTCGCAGGGGCGCAATCACTTTCTGAAAAAGCCAAGAAACAGGCTCAGGAAATGCGTGACAGTATCGACACGCTCCGCCGGGAGATAGAACGGACACAAATGCAATAA
- a CDS encoding OmpA family protein: MLSTAKTGLLLISAVIVMIAGCASVPEKNAALENARAAYEKAQGNPEITKNAPVAMHEASQALKKAEKAEAVDEIEHLAYIAEKKTSIAVAQAEQKVAEKEREELGREKDKIVLQARELETKRAVGLAETRAVEAEKARKEAEARALEIERAKGEAEAMAMQAEKARREAETRAVEIERTRREAESLAQQAEKARKEAEARAIEIRQAKGEAEAQALEAEKARKEAEVKALEAEKARKETEAKKLEAEMSRMKAEEAVAQRKKLEAELSELKAMQTDRGVILTLGDILFETARATLMSGAMRSLDTLAEFLRKYPTRNVLIEGFTDSTGSETFNLGLSQQRANAVRDSLVGKGIAPGRILTKGYGEQFPLASNETQAGRQQNRRVEIIILDEGVNAEKMLR, translated from the coding sequence ATGTTATCTACAGCGAAAACAGGCCTTCTCTTGATATCTGCCGTAATAGTGATGATCGCAGGATGTGCGTCGGTTCCGGAAAAAAATGCGGCGCTTGAAAATGCCCGTGCGGCATATGAAAAGGCCCAGGGCAACCCTGAAATCACAAAGAATGCTCCTGTCGCAATGCATGAAGCTTCCCAGGCACTGAAAAAAGCGGAAAAGGCGGAGGCTGTTGACGAAATAGAACATCTTGCCTATATCGCAGAGAAAAAGACCAGTATTGCGGTTGCGCAGGCGGAGCAGAAGGTTGCCGAAAAAGAAAGAGAGGAACTGGGCAGAGAGAAAGATAAAATTGTGCTCCAGGCCCGTGAACTTGAAACCAAGCGGGCGGTAGGTCTTGCTGAAACCAGAGCGGTTGAAGCGGAGAAAGCCCGGAAGGAAGCCGAGGCACGGGCGCTCGAAATTGAACGGGCAAAGGGTGAAGCCGAAGCAATGGCAATGCAGGCTGAAAAGGCCCGGAGGGAAGCTGAGACGCGGGCAGTAGAGATTGAACGTACAAGAAGAGAGGCTGAATCTTTGGCACAGCAGGCTGAAAAGGCACGGAAGGAAGCCGAGGCACGGGCGATTGAGATCAGGCAGGCAAAGGGAGAGGCTGAGGCACAGGCACTTGAGGCGGAAAAGGCAAGAAAAGAGGCAGAAGTAAAGGCACTTGAGGCGGAAAAGGCAAGAAAAGAGACAGAAGCCAAAAAGCTTGAGGCAGAGATGTCGCGCATGAAGGCGGAGGAGGCTGTTGCACAGAGGAAGAAACTGGAAGCAGAACTTTCCGAACTGAAGGCAATGCAGACTGACAGGGGGGTGATTCTTACCCTTGGTGATATTTTGTTCGAAACCGCAAGAGCCACCCTGATGTCCGGCGCAATGCGTTCCCTTGACACGCTTGCGGAGTTTCTCAGGAAGTATCCCACGCGGAACGTCCTTATCGAGGGGTTTACCGACAGCACCGGCAGTGAAACCTTTAACCTCGGACTTTCCCAGCAGCGCGCAAATGCGGTACGGGATTCCCTGGTAGGTAAAGGGATCGCACCTGGAAGAATTCTTACCAAGGGGTATGGCGAACAGTTTCCGCTGGCAAGCAACGAAACCCAGGCCGGGAGACAGCAGAACCGGCGAGTGGAAATCATTATCCTGGATGAGGGGGTCAACGCCGAAAAAATGCTTCGTTGA
- a CDS encoding Fe-Mn family superoxide dismutase: MGYTAKDYAKLIGMQGFSETLLKNHFTLYQGYVTNTNKVVDILGQLLRDDKAGTPEFAELKRRLGWEFNGMRLHEYYFENLGGKKDFEKNGKLAKKLAEDFGSYEAWEKEFRATGAMRGIGWVILYQDATNGKLLNFWINEHDAGHPAGCSPVLVMDVFEHAFMLDYGLKKADYISAFFQNVDWAAVDARLQ; the protein is encoded by the coding sequence ATGGGCTACACAGCAAAGGATTATGCGAAACTCATCGGGATGCAGGGTTTCAGTGAGACACTGTTAAAGAACCATTTCACACTCTACCAGGGATATGTTACCAATACCAATAAGGTGGTCGATATCCTCGGACAGTTACTCAGGGATGACAAGGCAGGAACGCCCGAGTTTGCAGAACTGAAAAGGCGGCTTGGCTGGGAGTTCAACGGGATGAGGCTTCATGAATACTATTTTGAGAATCTCGGGGGTAAGAAGGATTTTGAGAAAAACGGAAAGCTCGCAAAAAAACTCGCTGAGGATTTCGGCAGCTATGAGGCATGGGAGAAAGAATTCAGGGCAACCGGGGCAATGAGGGGCATCGGGTGGGTAATCCTCTATCAGGATGCTACGAACGGAAAACTGCTGAACTTCTGGATCAACGAGCATGATGCGGGGCATCCTGCGGGATGCAGTCCTGTTTTGGTCATGGATGTGTTTGAACATGCATTCATGCTTGATTACGGACTCAAGAAGGCGGATTATATCAGTGCGTTCTTCCAGAACGTCGACTGGGCAGCGGTTGATGCAAGACTGCAATAA
- a CDS encoding type 1 glutamine amidotransferase domain-containing protein — translation MRALIISADNFEDTELLVPLYRLQEEGVQVDIASLKKGPIKGKRGYVVEANKTLKEITPGDYRVLILPGGKAPGVIRKDKDAIEIARHFFRVNKPVSAICHGPQILITAGLIKGRHATCYRSVAREIQDAGAVYEDNEVVVDGNLVTSRQPSDLPAFMKETMKLLKKK, via the coding sequence ATGAGAGCCCTTATCATCAGTGCGGACAATTTTGAGGATACGGAACTCCTTGTCCCTCTGTACAGGTTGCAGGAGGAAGGTGTCCAGGTGGATATCGCGTCGTTAAAAAAAGGACCGATAAAAGGCAAACGCGGGTATGTGGTCGAAGCGAATAAAACACTGAAGGAGATCACGCCCGGGGATTACCGCGTCCTCATCCTCCCTGGCGGGAAGGCGCCCGGGGTGATAAGAAAGGACAAAGATGCCATTGAGATCGCGAGGCATTTTTTCCGGGTGAACAAGCCGGTGTCTGCCATATGCCATGGTCCGCAGATTCTCATCACCGCAGGGCTTATAAAAGGGAGACATGCGACGTGTTACAGGTCTGTAGCCAGGGAAATTCAGGATGCAGGCGCGGTGTACGAAGACAACGAAGTAGTGGTTGACGGAAATCTCGTTACCTCGAGACAGCCTTCGGACCTTCCTGCGTTTATGAAAGAAACCATGAAATTGCTGAAAAAAAAGTAA